The Porites lutea chromosome 7, jaPorLute2.1, whole genome shotgun sequence genome includes the window GGCCAAAGGAAGATTTGTTTCGAACGAATGCAAAATCCTTATTTTGGAAATTCACTTTGTGCGAAACTCCATTGTGAAAAATCGTGAAACGTTCACAATCAAGAGAATACTGTGATTATTTTCTctcaatattgttttttttcttttctcctttttttttctttcaaagaacgCGAAAGTAGAAATAAACGTTAATGCTGAATGAACTTGTCTGAGTTTGATTCGTGCTTCTAGCTTGGTCAATTGTAAGCACTGATACCATTGTCGACCTCCCTCACGGTAACTGACGATCAAGAAGATGGGTTTCGACAAACCAAAGttcattttaaattaaaaatggaCCTAAATTCTTGTAAGAGATCCAAATGATTAGGTGTTCGACCCTACAAGACTGGAAATGTTTGTGTCGCCAATTTCAATTCTTTCTTTCAGTTCGATTTTCTTGCAACGTCCTCGGAGAGGCTGACATAAGAGAAACTGCATAGGCTGCATTCAAGTAGTGCTGAACTCGGCATATCGTTTCGTAAAGCTACTCTGGGAACAGTGCAAAACAATTGCGAGGCAGTTTGGAAGACTAAATTTCTTTTAGCGTTAATTCCTCATTTTGTCCAAAATTTTTACTATCTGAANNNNNNNNNNNNNNNNNNNNNNNNNNNNNNNNNNNNNNNNNNNNNNNNNNNNNNNNNNNNNNNNNNNNNNNNNNNNNNNNNNNNNNNNNNNNNNNNNNNNNNNNNNNNNNNNNNNNNNNNNNNNNNNNNNNNNNNNNNNNNNNNNNNNNNNNNNNNNNNNNNNNNNNNNNNNNNNNNNNNNNNNNNNNNNNNNNNNNNNNGATTGAACAGtgtatttttttctattaaaaCGATAAGTAATTTAACAAGTTTTATTCCGGGAACTTTGGACgtcatcttttttattttttttttttcctcgaaCATCGCCAGCTCCCAGAGGTTCTTTTTTGGGGGCACGCCCTCTCAAGACCAAGCACGTGATCGTTTGGTGTATGCTCTCAAGAAGCTCGTTTTGGAAGTACTTTTGACTGCGTTCTTGAAGAAACGCATGGCTCCTGGCGACGCTAAAtacgactgaaaacaaagccAAGTTCGAAAAGGTAAGCTAAGCagatatttgtttctttttacagtTGTTTTAACTGTTAgattatgtttttttgtttcagatttAGTGCGTGAAGTTAGAGTTTACCAGCGCCATGAGGTAAGGAAGATTAAATCGGACCCAAATAAAATGGACTCTGAGTATACAAAGTGTGATTTTGCTTATAGATGCTTATCCTCAGATAATACTGAAGCTTGTTCATTCAGACTTtagtgggattcaaacccacgaTCTTTGTTTAGTGGTACGCCTAGTCCACCAAAGAGGGCAATTTATAAGATGTAGGATCCAAAGCGATGCAATGAATTTGTTGGGAGACAGCTGACATAAATTGATTGGATGTCAGCGGTCAAGATGCATTCGGTTTTCAACTACACAGCAAAGGTGGTCTTTTGATATTATTAATGTTCTgtttttaagaagtattttaTTTAGGTCAGAGAGGTCCAACTGTGTTATGGCAGTTCTGATCTCCCATCAGCAGCGATCTGTAACCTGTAAGTACTAAAATGTGTGTCATTCCAGAAGTTGCATCCAACACGCAGGCGGTCTTTTCGTAACATTACGCTGCCTAGCGATGAAGCAGTCTCAACTCGTAACCCTAACTACAAGATCCAAGGTATGTATCAGAAAGGTTAAAAATGTTCACTCAAAGTATTATAAACGACATAAAAATTCTTTGATTGTTATATCAAGCCATAACTTTAATTCCAATGATCATGGTACTGAGCTCTGCAAAGATGAATTTCGTGTTTTAATGGAATAGAAATCCAAGAGGCCATGTCTGAAACAGCGGTTATGTACTGAATACTTTGTAGACAAAAACTACAAGGAGGAACGAACATCAAGGATTAAACGCGGGATTAATGCCAGCATTCAGTTGTAATAACCAAGGGGAAGGTCTTGCTTGCATTCTGAGTTCATTTTCTTGAGAAACCTTACATTTAGGTCAGAAAATCCTTGATGTCAGTGAGCAGAAGAGCAACCTGCAAGTCTCTTCAACTGTTACATGGTGATTCAGTGAACAAGCCCGCTTGGTTGACCATGGGTAAGTGCAGGAAAAAATTCTACGAAtgcgttaaaaaaatatatcaggaaagaaaatttataaCCAGAAAAACACTTCGCCACTAAAGTCGCGAGAAGGGAACTGAAACCGAATGGGATCGTTAAGTAATGAAGACGCGCCTGTACTTTCATCCTTATAGTTAAAGGTGCCTTTTGATTTGCAAATGAGATGCACATTAATAGAACACATCCTCCCTTTTAAATGGACTTCTTATCCATGAATATTGCTTGATTTACGAGGTGTTCGTGGAATTCAAACCCAGGCCCACTAAGCACGGAGCGAAATATTAAATAGATTTTCAATTGCCTGCTCTTGACATATATATTTATTCAAATTCTAAAGATTGCATCTTTTGTGTATTAGCTAAGTTTAGAACATTATTTAATGTCTAAAAACTTGGCTTAAAAGAAATTAGGCTCAGATGGAAACTGTTCGCTGAAAATTCTTAAAAAGTTTGTATCAAATTAAATGGACTGAGCATGTGTTAAAACTGCAAAAATCGAGTTAAagaaatggggggggggggggggagctccAGCTTTTTTCTGTCAAAGCTTCACTGAATTTGCTTGCAGTTATGCTTCATTTTTAAAGAGAGGGGTAGGAACTGTTGGTAAGGCACCGTCACGAGTAGAGGGCTGAACAAATGACTGACACCTGTTGCACTGATTATGATGATTATCTTGCTGATGACGACAATGATGATTAAGACGACGATATAGTAACGATGATGTTTGGAGCAAACGATGACTATGGTCGTTATATCACGAAGATGAATCTACGACCTTCTTTAAACAGGTGAACCGTAGATTGAattttaaactagaaatacgcGTATCTCAAGAATCTCCCGGGCTCAAGGCAACCTTTTCCCCAGGTTCCTCTTGGGTTTGAGTAGGAGAGAAGCCTGTGAACGAGCTGGGGGGTTGAAAGGCCCTAAGGATGGGAGGGCGGAGAGAAAGATAAGAGTAAATTTCTCAGTTAAATACCTAGAGTAACACAACAACAGAGGCAAAAGGAACTGGAGTTTTTTCGGAGGGTCTTGTCGTTCTTTTCGGAGAATTTAAAGGCAAGTAGGGATAAACTAAAAATAAGGACATGCTAATGAAGCACATGATGGACTCATTTGaagcacaaaagaaaaaaatggcaaaaaaaataataaatgtagaTAAAGGGAACAAAACCGGAAcaagaatgaaaataaaaacaagaaattatttaaagaaatgaaaactgtattgagagataaaataaaataaaatatcaatgcataataaatattaaaaaatgattACATTTAAATTAAGGTCcaataaaaaatgtaataataataataataataataataattgtaataatgatgatgatgattacgaTTATGATAATAGAAAGGAAAATTACTTGATTGATTTTTGAAGACGTAACTTCAACGACTAGTTAAAGCAGTCATGTTACAAAAATCAGCAagctttaattattttaaagttccgttttgtttcattattttaatttatttacctttttgtCTTTATCCTTTtgtgcaaaaaatatcatttttaagttttatcCCTATTGAGCTATTTCATAACCAACTTAATGTATCAAATTGCACCGCTTTCATTGTATATGAGAACGACCTGACAATCTGAAATTCCTGGAAAAGCCAAGCTATCTTTTGTCggctttgctgttttgttacgATAAAATCATAGTTAATTATATATACGCATGAGAAAGGAGTGAGGAAAACTAAGCTTTGATACATAGTGAGTTCAGTTAAATGTGTGGTCTTGATTTTTTTGAGAGATTTAAAGAAGAGAACGTTAACAAGCCTTGCAGCCTGATGAGGCACCGTCGTGTGAAGTCATGTCTGCACCGTCATGTCTATACCGTAGATGACAGACGCCTGTTACatggatgatgatgaagatgatgacgacgacgatgatggatgatgacgatgataaaaacgacaacgacgacgatgatgatgccgacgatgatgatgatgatgatgatgacgatagtGAAGATAATGATGATGCTGACGATGATTTTGAAGACGcggatgacaatgatgatgcaGACGACAACTATGATCATCatcagtgatgatgatgatgacgttcTTAAGCCGATGAAGAAACCCCAAGGCCCATGGAGTCTTTTACTGGTGAGTATCAAAACTATGCTAAACACCAAGTGCCCATAAAGAGACATGTCCTTCTTATGGAGAGCCAaataaaggattaaagaaagGAAACGACCAACTATCTTTGACACGTACAATCACCGTCAAAAGTGTTGGAAAGGCTGCTACTTTGtacctctttttttcctttctttcccccgcccctggcccaatgttgagcAAAACTTTAATGTATGTGCCggtaattgttctgttatatcccaacattgaatacaggtgggtgggtgggggggggagggggagggggatatttagcaaaagagaaaggGGGACTCTTTTtgaggattaaaatggactacgGTTAAGTTGTATaaccttcccaactacttttgtctggAGGTGTTCGTCAAGTGAGTCGAGTGGtaatttaagtaatgatccgggtaatgTGGAAGGcaatttctttggttttgcGTCAatgtgctttccccacataggcaTGTTCCCCTTTTTTACACAGAGATTGTAAGAACCTACAGaaaggccgtttacgcaataaaatttAGTCTAACTACATTTTAAAAGGGAGTTTGTGTTAAatagattttgaccaatcacaagagttgcaaacaatagccaagaaaagtttacaattttacatgttccccacataggatttctgtgGTATTCAGACTGAGACGAGAtgtaagggactgtgcaataattatctggaggggggggggggtctaagattaataggggggggggggctgaactTAAACCAAAGCGCAGGGTAGGGGGGTAAGATAtaatttcttaaacatttgtagGGGGGTTAGAAGTTAAACTGAGAGGTCTGATCTCAATCCATGGACTCAAGATAATGTATATTACTTGTAAGCTactcaaaatcaatttttggaatcttttaagaaatattaatattaacagcttcaaaaccttgtactaaaaatgaacagtttatCTCAACAATATTAAACATATATTCAAGAACTTGAGTTAAATCCCGAGTTGGTTTTGAACAAGCACTTCCGCTTCCCCAACGAAGCATTTACAGGAAAGCAAGTCCCTCAGACAAGATTTGTCCTTGTGTGATGTAAACAGTAATAATGTCTCTTGGTCAATATTGTCAATTTGCGGGATGCCAAATATCTCTGGGTTGTATTCCCAGTCAACGGGACTTGCCTTATGAAGAGGAAAGGAAGACCACTCTACACAATGGACTAAGTGCTGCAGTAGAAGACTTTCAAGTCAGCCTTAATGACATTCCTCCatcaaagaaagaaagcatTTCATCTATCTATCAACAAGTAGAAGATCTCAAAAAGAAACTGGAGACATGCCGTGTTCCTGAGGACATTAAAGGCACCGACGAATCTTGTAAGAAGCTTTATGATATAATGAGACGTTTTCCAGAGCGACCTGTACCATACCCCACTGTCTTAGAATTGACAGACAAAGGTCCTGGAGCAGGTGTCCATAATATAGAAGTCCAGGACTTGTTCCTTCTGGTGTGCCAATTGCTTGAATCAGACCATCGTATTCGTTTGCATAGGGCGCCGCATGACTCGGCGCAGAACGAGGCAGAACGCACTAATGCTGCAATTGGAGAAGCTCTTACGACAGGAAGTCCGGTCGCCCCACCCAATGACCCTTTTCATGGGCTTCCTACTGCAGAATTGGAAAGAATGAAAGACATAGAACAACACTGCATTGCCTGGGAGGAAGCAAATACTTGGTCAATGGCCAACCAAATTGCACAGCGCATTCATGACGAATCGGGTCCTGGAAAGAATGACTTCCTGATCTCCCTTGCCAGCTACCATCCGGAAAGTCACATCCTGCTTCATCTCTCAAAGTACCTTCTTAAATGGAGGAAGGCTTCTCCACAGCAACGACACAAAATATGCGGGAACGGAGTTTTTTCAAAGCTTCAAAAGATGAAAGATGCCCATGTGAAGCGAGGACAATACCAACTTGAGTACTTGAAGTTTTCATGTGACCCAACCTGCGATGAATGCGAGGAAGAAGGTTGGACAGGTGGCATTCCCATTACACAATCTCCATTGCCAGCCCTTGATCCTTCCTAGCCAGGAAAGTATCTCCCAGTTGATGAACCTCATTTGGCTCCAAGCGAGGTTGACAGTATCCTTCCTAGTGTACAAGCGAAGAAGATGTTTGTTGAAACGAAAGTGGCCTCTTCTGATAACCAGGCCATACGGCAAGCATGCTTAAAGCTTAACATCGACGAAAGTTCTTGCAGAAGATATCTTCAGCACCTTGAATTCTTGGCTCTAAAAGCAGACAAAAGGAATCTGGAAAGAAACACCATTCCAGAAGATATTTGTTGGGAGAGCAGAGACGATGTTGAAAGACTGACTAACAAGCAACTTCGGCTCTATCTAAGGCAAGAAGGTCTAATGGTATCTGGAAACAAGGCACAATTAGTTGAGCGAATACTTAAGCATGCAGATGGTTCTGTAGCAAGAACATTTGATGAAGACatcgaagatgatgatgaaaacatgCCCTCCAGTTCTCACGATGATACCTCAAGTGATTCTGAGGAGGAGTCAACCGAGTATGAAGGTGGTTCATCAGGCGACGGTTATTTGGAGCGCAGCttccaagttttatttattgatgatgCAGACATACCAGAAGTAGTGTAAAGGTAAAGAGGGATGTAGGGAGGATCGgaggttggggaggggggggggggggggggggggttgaaagtAATCTCCCCTCTAGACGGGGGTGgacaagaagttattttaactttaattcagggggggtgcaactttattttaaggcctactttgctaattttagaacccccccccctctccagataattattgcacagtccctaattttgttatatggagTTCGAAGTTGGTTGGAAAAGTTAAGATGAATATATAAatactgctttatgaagttttctGATCTTAAATTTTTCTGTTTAAGCCCGCCAATCAGAAGTATAGTACAGATAATagtaaagttagcacctttttgcacTGTTAATAGCCGTTGTTGctttccttcttatctggaTCGTTTCTTAATATTCGCTgattgcaaattaaaaaaaaaaaatagaaaggaaaCTAGGCATTGATTATACCTTTCTCAATGACAAAATAAAGGCCAAACATTCTTAAATACACGACCAAAGTACTCTCAGCAGCAGGAAATAAACCAAGGAGAtcggtatttaaaaaaatgaacaataagGTATCTTCTGCTTTCGTCCTAACAGCTTCCAGAAAAAAGAGTGAATTTGGGTGTGATCCATATATTGTCATATCAGAGAATGGGCGTGGATGTATGCTACCCTACTACCCATCATGTAGCACGAGGAACCAAGTGAAGATCAACTTTAAACTTATATTACTATAGACTTTATTATACTCAAGTAGGATCCATAATTAAACAGAGTGCTTTCCGAAACGCGCTCGCACGTTATTTTATAGAACAGAAAAGAGTCGTTTGGTGCCCTTGATGATGTAAAGGAAGAAAGgtttttgtacaatttttgcAAATGACCAGGCTTTTTTGAGAGCATTTGTTGTTTCAGTGTAATATTAAAATTATCCGCAATTCGGCTACAACTTGGAACTTCTGAATTCTTCTTAATTAATGCCACAAACGCTGATTTAATTTATAGCTTAACATGTAACATAAACAGCAATAACCTTTTAAAGcatgaagattttcagaggtTCCGAGGAAACTTTGTTTCCTTATCTGAATTTTTCAGTgcattgtaaataaaaaattaaaacgttATAGCGACTGAGTCAGTGAAAGGACTAGGATTTCATGGCTTTCAATCCTTTACATTGGTTCAATGAACATAAAAAGTTTACTGAATATCCATTGCAAGCGAAAAGCGCTTTTGATATCATCGCACCAGCACTTTGAAACGGCGAAAGATACTTAGTTCTTCCTATTCTAGAGTCAGCCTCGTCGACTTAACTCCAAtgaaaattttattcttttctttttttgacttTCAGCTAAGCTAAGAGACATATGTTTATTCACGGTAGGAGGCCTTAAAACCCCAAAGGCAGCACCGTAGCACTGGTCGGGGTTACACACTGTCcctattttttccaaaattgttTTTTCGGGTCTACGTGTCCGGCTGTGTTGTATTAACTCGTAAACTTTTCGATACATTTAGTGATGTATTACTTATCAATAAAGTGCACTGTCTAGTACTGACTAAAAAAGCGcgtgtttgttatttttctctGGTTGTTCAAATAAAAGGGCGCACAATCGTTATTTAAGGTCAACGAACAACTTGAATCTTCGTGTGGACCGGCTTCATTGAGTATCTATGAAAATTAACTACGGTGGTAACTAAATGTTTCCATACTCTAGCCTtaattgttcttttaaaaatacgtaaaataaataatacacagcaaatgtatttatcatgggttatgtaaccttttctttggggtgttacatggtatgctgttctgttgcttcattagcggtaggctatatatttgagttgttctcatttatattcattcgcGTCTTACGACCGTCCCTACGCCCTCAAAATTATGTCCTATGTTGAAGACGTTACTCCAGCGAGCACAGATTTTCCTGGCAGCGACGTTTTGCTGCCTTCGCTCCCTAAACAACCTTTGTCTCAACCTCTCGAAGCTTCAGTACCAATCCAGTCTTCAGAATCCAGTGATATAGCGTCCGCGTTCTCTCTATTTAAGGATTATTTCGACAAGAAGTTGGGCGCCTTGAAGCGCGATATTCAAGACGAGTCGTGCAGTAATACCGATTCTGTGGCCAAAAAGCTTAAAGAAGAATCCAAGATCACGTTTAGATTCGAAGGTAAtaagaaacagtttcaattcAACTCCGACCTTGCAGAGAAGGTGAAGTCGGCGTCAGTTGCTCTCGGGAAGAGAAAATTAGACCTTGTTAAAACTCACCTGGAAGAACTAGACTCTGACATCAAGAAGCGCAACAAACTTATCAGACTGGCAGACAAGTCCGCCGCCGGTTGGGATTTGGTGAACGAGTATTTATCAGACGAGCTGCCTAGCGGGTCAGAGGACGAAAAGCGTATCCGCCGTGCCGAGCAGAGGGCCCTTCGTAAACGCAACCAACGCCAACAGAAAGCGAAGCCATCCAAGCAAGGTTATTCACAACTCCAATCATCTACCGCAACCACCGCGTTTGCTGGCCAACATTCATCATCCTCCAGACCTATTTCTCGTACTTTTGGCGCTTTCAGCAAACCAAGATCAAGTGATATTTGTTTCGCCTGCGGCCAGCAAGGTCATTGGAGATCTCAGTGTCAAGTTAATCCTCAAGCCAGATCTTCAAGCTCGGGGCCGTCCTTTCCTAGTTCTTCTGGTCTTTCGGGCATTGGAGGTAAATAGGACCACAGAATTAAAAACTTGTTCTCCAAGGTTAGATATTAGCTTTACTCAATTTATTAGACATGTATCCTTCTTATTTGGAGTATTTCAGGGAAAGGGACTCTAGTTCATTAGTCGATTTCGATTATGATCGTAATCTATTTGAATTTGAACAGAATTCCGCATTGCCAGTACTTAAGGGTAGACTTAGGTCCTGTTTAAGTTATTGGCACACTATTGGTGCCAATAGTTTTGTTATCGATACTATTAAATTCGGTTATCGGATCCCATTCATTAGCACACCTTGTCAGGCACGTTTTTCTAACAATCAGTCAGCTCTTAATAATGCGTCTTTCGTGGAGTCTGCTATCGCTGAATTAGTCCACACTCACGCCGTCGTTGAGGTGCCCTTTATTCCACATGTCGTTAATCCACTCTCTGTCTCGATACAGTCTTCAGGCAAGAAGAGGCTTATTCTGGACTTACGTCATGTCAATCATTTTATTTGGAAACAGAAGTTTAGGTGTGAAGATTGGAGAGTTTTATTATCATATGTTAATAAGGGCGATTACCTTTTCAGTTTCGATCTCAAGTCTGGATATCATCATATCGATATTTTTCCGGATCACCAAACTTTTCTGGGTTTCTCCTGGGTTTTTTCTGGTACCGTtcggtatttttgttttgcatcaCTTCCGTTCGGTCTAAGCTCAGCCCCATACGTCTTCACCAAGTGTCTCAGACCACTCGTTAAGTTTCGGAGGTCTAACGGGATTAAAATTGTTGTGTTCCTCGACGATGGGTGCGGAAAAGGGGATTCACTGCCTATGGCCAAGGAAAATTCATTGTTTGTGCAATCATCCTTAAGCAGTGCGGGGTTTGTTGCCAACTCCGCCAAATCACTATGGAACCCCACTCAGGTGCTTGTTTGGTTGGGTTTAAACTGGGACTTAGTTATCGGTACCATTTCTATTACCGATAGACGTATTTGCAAATTTATCGCTCTGATTGACAAATTTCTTCTATCCGCACCTTATGTTACGGCTCGGGATTGTGCCGTTATCGCAGGTCATGTTATGTCCATGTCGCCAGTTTTGGGTAACCTGACTCGTCTCAAAACCCGTTTTCTTTACAAGGTCATAGAATCCCGCCGTAGTTGGGATTCCCGTTTTAATATCGGGCTTCATAATGATTGCCtctctgaaatatttttctggaaaaacaaTATCGTTAGTCTTAATAGGAGACCTATTTTGCCTTATAATGCTCCCCTTTTGTTTAGCTATTCGGACGCTAGCAACGTCGCCTGCGGGGCTTTTGTTGTGGGCACTAATGAGGTGTCCCATCGTATGTGGACTGCTTGCGAAGCAGCTAAGAGCTCTACCTGGAGAGAACTTAAGGCTATACAATTTGCCTTAAGTGCGTTCAAAGCCTCGGTTAGGGGTAAGTGTGTAAAGTGGCATTCTGACAGCCAAGGGGCCGTTCGTGTTGTGGAGATAGGGAGTCCTAGTGCAGAATTGCATTCTATTGCGCttgatattttctatttttgtcgaACTTACAATATTACACTTATTCCCCAGTGGGTTCCCAGGGAACTTAATGCTTGTGCTGATGCGATTAGCCACATTGTAGACTTCGATGACTGGTATACAACCCCCGAGTTCTTCGCACACTTGGACCACCTTTTGGGCCCACATACAGTCGACAGGTTTGCGAATGCTGCCAACGCCCATCTTCCCAGATTCAATTCTAGGTTTCGCGTGCCCGGCACTGAAGCTGTTGACGCATTTTCAATCTCGTGGAATGGACAGAATAATTGGCTAGTCCCTCCCGTCCACTGCATTACTAGGGCGGTTCAGCATCTCCTTGTATGCGGTGCGGTTGGTACTTTAGTCGTCCCTTATTGGCCGTCTAATGTGTGTTTTGGCCTTTCTTGTTCGCAAATGCTATTCAATTCCAACCGTACGTCCTTGAGTACATTCATTTTCCCGACCCCTCAGGGATTTTTGCCCTTGGGTGTTACAAAGATTCACTCATTGGTTCAGACAGGTTTAACAGCGCGGTGCTGGCAGTCAGAATTGGCGCTAAGGGGCCTTAGTTTTTTCAAGCCGAGTGGCTTTATGTTGGTCCACGTGTTTTTTATTCCGCTCGTCGGTTCATTTCTCCTCGTTTCGCATGAAACTAGTTCGCCGAGTGGCTTGTTTACCGTCGTTTTTGAGTTGGCCCATTCGGCCTTAAATAGTTTTGCATCCGGTCAGAGGCATTACCAAGCGTCCATTTTTTATTGCTGTATTGACTCCCAGTGCGTGTACTGAGgaattttgccatatatttttgttcttatccTCGTAGAAGTTCTCAAAGATGCCTTGCAGCCTAATTTTCAACAGGTTGAAGACGGGCGACTCCGGGCACTGCAGTTCTTCCCCCCGCAGTTCTTCTTAAATCCAAAGCCGACAGTACCGCGAGGAAGTACGAAAAGGGCTTCAATACGTGGAGAAAATGGGCTTCTCAGTTTAAAGAAATTGTTATATTTCCCGCTTCTAGTGTGCACGTTTCATTGTTCTTTCTTAGCTTGATTCAAGAATCTGCTTCTTGCAGTACTATTGACGAAGTCCATTATGGGCTCAAGTGGGTGCATGATTTGGCAGGTCTACTCGACCCCTGTAATTCCTCGTTAGTTTTACCTTTAAGAGAATCTGCTAAGAGGCTTCTCAGTATCCCCGTTAAAAAGAAAGAGCCTGTGACCCCCGAGGCTATTCAGCTTTTATTTTCTAAGTATGGATCGTCTTCAGCTAGTTTGTCTGATTTACGAGTGCTTACTTTGTGCGTTTTAGGTTATGCAGGGTTTTTTCGCTTTAACGAGTTGGTTCAGTTACGCAGGTGCGATTTTCAGTTTGAAGATTCTTTTATGAGAATCTTTGTTCATCGAAGTAAGACTGACGTTTACAGGGATGGGGCTTGGGTTGTTATCGCTAAAACTTTCAAGCATACATGTCCTTATTTATTAGTTCAACGATATTTGGTGGCCGCTTCTTTTTCAGCAGACAGCGAAGAGTTCATTTTTCGCcctcttgtttttcttcgcAGTGCCGGAGCTTATAAATTGCGCGGGTCTGTTCCTTTGTCTTATACTAGAGCGCGGGAGATAGTGCTTAGCGCTTTCGATTCCATCGGCCTTCCCAAGCAAGACTACGGTCTCCATAGCCTTAGGGCCGGAGGCGCCTCCGCTGCTGCTAATGCTCGAGTGCCTGACAGATTGTTTAAAAGACACGGCCGTTGGAAATCAGACAAGGCAAAAGACGGTTACATTAAGGATAGTGTTCATTCATTGTTGTCGGTTTCATTAtcactgggtatttaattttccGTATTTCCCGTTCTTTTAGTtcgcacacggctcgtgttgacacaccccaattgaggttgcttgttacatgataaatgttttatattcgtttgagcgggggagcgaattagaatataaatgtatttatcatgggttat containing:
- the LOC140944050 gene encoding uncharacterized protein; this translates as MSYVEDVTPASTDFPGSDVLLPSLPKQPLSQPLEASVPIQSSESSDIASAFSLFKDYFDKKLGALKRDIQDESCSNTDSVAKKLKEESKITFRFEGNKKQFQFNSDLAEKVKSASVALGKRKLDLVKTHLEELDSDIKKRNKLIRLADKSAAGWDLVNEYLSDELPSGSEDEKRIRRAEQRALRKRNQRQQKAKPSKQGYSQLQSSTATTAFAGQHSSSSRPISRTFGAFSKPRSSDICFACGQQGHWRSQCQVNPQARSSSSGPSFPSSSGLSGIGGK